From the genome of Anopheles funestus chromosome 2RL, idAnoFuneDA-416_04, whole genome shotgun sequence:
CATTGAAACCCAGGTAAAAGGTTTGGGGGCCCCGAACCATTTTACGATCGATCCATCCAATGGTTGATTTGGTGAAAGTGAGTAACTCCAACGTTTTTGAGATGATATTTACAAACAGTTCACAAATTCGTCCATCGTGGCCCGTTGTTCTAAAATTATATCCACCCAATAGTTGGGTATGATTTTCGTCCACCGTGATCGAGGTGATGCCTAGTTTTCCGTGTACATTCGATAGTTTGAAAACGGGATCGGTAAGAGATTTGTCGAAGAGATACAAATGTCCTGATCGATCAGCCATTAGGAATAACTCCTTATCGAGCATCAGAAAGGATGTCAACCATCGTTCAGTTGAGTGAGGTATCCTATGGCACGATACAATTACTTCAAGCGGCTCATCTAGAATAATACAACGTCCACTAGCATCGCATATGGCAACATTCTTTGATCGTGTACAAAAGTTCAAGGACCTTATGGTACCCTCTTTTATATCTGTACTGTCATTTGCACACGTGAAAGGTTTCTGTAAAAAGGATACAGTTTTGCTCCTTGCGAGATTAGCGCAATTTTTTGCGGTGACATTGTAAACTAATATACTACAACCACCAGCTAGGTAGAAGGTTGTTTCTCCAGCTTCTATAAGGCTACATTTGAAGTTGTCTTGCTTTTCGAGGCTGTGCACTATTGTGCCACTGTTCTCTAGTAGCATTACCTGATTGTGGTTCGTAGCAGCTACCATAAATCCGTtggttaaaaatttaattttggcTAAGTGTTCACCTTCCGACAGTACTGGACTTATATCCCTCATATTACTTAGATCGCTATTAAAATTATCGTTACCATCAATAAAGTATCGTATGCAGTACTTGTGCAAGTTTCCATTACTTGCTGTTATAAAAATTGTAGCAGTGTGGGGATCGTAGTCCATGTTCCATAGTGTTGGTCCTTCGTCTATACGCTTTTTCAACACCAAATTTCCATCAATGGTCCACAGGCAGAGGTGAGAATCTTCCCCGATCGATGCCACTAATGAACGGCGAGCTAGAAAGAACCAGAGGATCAGTTATAAGGCACGTAACGGACCATGGTTTTGCTATTTACCTTCATTTATAATACGACACTGGAATACCCGAGCAGTGTGAGCGAAACAATATCGTTCCTCCCGTAGTTCTACCGATCTGGAACAATCTTCCCTGTTTAGCGACAATTGTACATTCCAAAATTTTATCGAGCGATCATCAGAAGTAGTGGTCAGCAAACCGGAAGCAAAATCGCATGCAATCGAAAAAATGACTCCATTATGGGCAGATACACTTTTTAGCACCCTGCCACGACAATCTTCTGGGCCTGCTACAGACCAGACTAGTAAAAGACCCAGAGCAGTTCCGGAGAGGATGATTACATTATCCCATTGCCTACCAGTAATAGTGGAGCAATAGAGCGTGGATCCATCTTCACAGGGACTTTTATCAACCAAATCCCAACGCAGAGAGTGACTATTGTCAGCACGTTTTAATAATGCTGCGACACCGTGGGATGTTACAATGCACAGTTGTGTAGGAGAAAGCAGTGAAATGCTGCTGATCCAATCATGTAAGCGCCGTCGAACGTAAGGTATAGGTTGTTTGCACGGTTCTTCGGGAATAACGACCAATACACTGCTAGAAAATGTATGCGCTTGGCAATCTACAACGGTGCAGTACGCTTCGCGACCAGCGTGAATAATTACGAGATATTTTTCCGCCTCAATAAGGCATGTTTCTATTCCATGAATTTTATCCACCAGCCGTGGCAAATGGGCAAACGTACGATGTGTTCTACCGTTCGGTGCGAGGTACACGAGGGCCAACTGGTTTCCGATTGCTGTAAGTTAACGATTGAAACGGTAGTATAGTATCAAAGTTCTGCTCCTGAAATTTATATAAGTAGTTAATTTAACTCAGTAGTACCTATTAACAATGTTTCGCTACACAACACTCGAATGCAAACTGCATCAGTAAGAACACGCATGGTTCACGCCGGGTGTATTTTCTTTCAGtcaaagtctgtagagtaatgaggtctcgtaatagaggggttttggcagctcttggaataacaatgaaaaataaaaatgacagatAGGTGTCCGAAGCTCCTACACGATGTTGTGTAATTGTATGTGTACGGTTGTTTTGGaggctgcttcagctgctcgtgtaaacatgattttgtttcaagacATCCTACGGTTAAttgttttagattttattttaaaacgaaatctttTAATAGTGTGATTATCGTGTAATACAATgcgcaatggaaatttatggaatAGTGCATATATTCCCCACATTTTAACGTTGCAACGACTGTCGCCAAAACTACGAGCGCTGAAATTTGCTCagtaaacaattcaccaaTACATAGCCAAGGACGTctaactgtcaaaatgaaaatccaagatGGCAATGTCAACAAAGCCTAATCCGCgacctcattactctacagactttgcTTTCAGtacaaaatttgtttattattttttgagaGCAGCTCGTGACAGGAAATTGGGTGATTCTCGCAGTTCGGACCGAATAGTTTATTTTGACATATGAGACGCGATGGAGGATGCGATAGCTCGAGTtatttgtggaaaattttcaaattcatcGTTAAATACGATgatttacaataaattaaggaaaaaaagaacgatcaCAACAATATTCAATGTTATATCTGTTGTTGGTTGTGTTATGATTtccataaaaaataacaacattttGATATTCTCCAAACTCATCAAGGCTTCCAAATTGTTCTTTGGGACACGGAGTGGTTGGTACACCGACTGTCAAATTTGTGATGAAGAATGTCAAAATCTATATAAGGGACTAACCTTGTCTACCTTCCCTAACGCGAAGTCGTCCAATCTTTTTTGCACGGATGGGCTAGCAAATTGTTAAGAAATTGTTCTACAAATTCCTCAAAACCGGCTCTCGGCTAGTGTAATTTGTGTAGTGAAAATTGTTCATATCCTACTAGCGGTTATTACGTTAAGCATTACAGTTAGATGCGGGATTGGTTGTTGGTGTAGCAGTACACGGAAGGGAGGAGAAAAGTTCTTCGTTTCCATCTTAGCGCGCCTCCGTCAATCCTCAGGGCTGGGGTTACGTGTGTGTAGCAGTGTGCTAAGTGTGTGCATCCCGTGAAAGATACCGGGAAGGTTGGTTGGCAAGCGGAACAATATTGTGTTCCACCATAGCAACTGTGGAGGGCTGCTAGTCGGTGTAAAtccaaataataataaatcgaTTGTTGACAAACTGATCGCCCGATAACTGTTCAGACATTTTTCTGAATTTATCCGTAAACATCGGCTGAAACATTTGACTAGGATTGCACGGCAAAAACATTGGTACGGCAAGCTGCGTCCAACCCAAGTTTCAAGTTGTTTCATCCACTTACTGTATTCAGAGGATACAATTAACACTGGATTTCGTATAAGAAAGGGAATCAGCATATCAGCATCATGTCTTTTCACCCCAGACCTCCGGGAACAACGATTGTTTCCGCGGGTATCCCGTATATTGCTCCACCAATAGTACAGGTAATACATGTCAAGAAATTCTGTGTTGAACCTGTTAGTGAAGTAATGATATTCCTCCGTTACAGCAACCTATGATGCCAGCAATGAATCAGCCACCTCCATCTAATCGTGGCGGAAGCTTTCGTTCCGGAGCAACGATTGGTTCCCGTCCACAGatgtacaacaacaaaccacctCCCCAACCAGAACCTGTGTACGATGGTCCGATAGTGACTGTGTTTGTGGGTAACATTAGTGAAAAGGTGCCGGACCCAATGATAAAACAGATTCTGGCTTCTTGCGGAACAGTGGTGAACTGGAAACGTGTATCAACGTTTGGGTTTTGCGAATATGAGTAAGTATGTTTGGAGTAACATGTACACATGGCAAAAAACATGTACAAATGGGTTATACAGAGTTGATCATAcgatgattgttttgtttacagtcCTGCCGGAGGTGCGAGAGCCGTACGCTTGGTGCATGACCTAGAGGTGGGTGGTAAAAAGCTGGTAGCTAAGGTGGATGCCAAGAATAAAGCATTGCTCGATTCATTCCGCGAGGATGAAAATAATGCGGAAACAACGAACGAAGTATCGGAAAAGcggggtgatgatgatgcaatgGAAGCTATAGGTCGCATATTGGAAGACTTCAAGGAGGAACTGGCTGCGGCTGAGCAGCAACAAGAAGAAACACAAgcgaaacagaagaaaatgctGCAAACGGTAGACATTGAAGATGGCAAACGGGACATAATAAACaaggaaattggaaaattccGCAAATACACGGAGGAAGAAGAgctgaaaaaggaaaaggaaaaggagcGCAAAAAGCGCGAAGAAAAGCGAGCAGAAGAGAAACAGCGTCGTTCAGTATCGCCCCGGAAGGATAAGAAAGCTTCAACCTCCTCTAGACGACGCAGTCGGTCTCGATCGCGTGATCGTGAACGGGATCGTGAGCGTGAACGGGAACGAGAGCAGCGCGAACGGGACAAGGAACGGGAACGAGAGCGCGAACGTGAGCAACGTGAACGGGAGCGCGAACGTGAGCGTGATTTGGAACGACAACGTGAACGAGAACGCGAACGTGAACGGGAACGGGAAAGAGAACGTGAACGGGATCGCGAGCGGGAGGATATGAAGGTGAACCGTAATCCGCGTGATATCCagaaggagaaggaaatgGAGGAGGAAGCCCGAGAACGCAAGAAAGCCGAGAAGAAAGCCCGTGATAAGGAGGCAGCATACCAGGAACGGTTGCGGAACTGGGAAGCTCGTGAAAggagaaaagcaaaagattACGAAAAAGACCGGGAGAAGGACCGATGCAAGGAGGAAGAACGcgagaaagaagcaaaacgacTGAAAGAGTTTCTCGAGGACTACGACGACGATCGCGATGATCCAAAATATTACAAGTGAGTATTACATGCTGCATGAGCTAATATTAGAACTAATGTCTgaacaatacatttttttatatttatctaGGGGCCGAGAACTTCAACGAAGACTTGCTGAAAGAGTTCGCGAGGCTGACGCTGATTCTAAGGATCGTAACAAAGAGCAGGAAGAGTTGGATGAATTGAAGAACAAAATATTCAGCGGAGAATACGATAACCCTACGCTCGAGTTTGAGAAAGCCAAAAAAGAACGCGAAGATCTGTATAAACCGAAAATACTTATCGACGTGAATCTGGAACAGTCGCAACAGCGAGAACGTGAGCTCGAGCGAGAACGGGTTCGGGAAATAGAACGTCAGCGCGCTAAGGAACGGGAGCGCATGAATAAGGAACGTTACGTACTAGCGCAAGCTTCTAGGGAACTCGCTTCCGTCGATGCGGAACCAATCGAGTCCGACTCTAGCGGGCAGGACAATTTTAATTCACCAGCTGGAAGTGCACTGCAGGCAGCGAACAGCAGTGCGTCTAATGGGCCAGGTTCGGGATCTGCTAGCATAATGGATGGAATGGGCAATAgcaatcatcaccatcatcaccaccatcatccgcatcaccatcatcagcatcaccaCACGCACCACAATGCGGCGGAGCAGCGTGTAGCCTCTGCTGGACAGCATCCACCACATGCTGGATCCGAAACGCGTGATTCCTTTGGCTTGATGGGACATGGTAGCGGTGGATTGAACACATCTGGTGGAATCGGAGGAATGCTTGATGACGATAGCTCTCGGCACTCGATACGGTCCAACTCGCAACACGGAATCCCCGAGAGTCCAGAGGCAAATAGTAACAGCGAGATGAACTCGATATCGGACAAATCGtcacatcatcaccatcaacagCTACCGCCCCAACAGTCAGCAGTGGGCCCGACCATTAGTTTGAATTTGAACGTGaacgcgaaaaagaaaaagcttgaAATGAAGGACGTGTTTAACAGCCTTGATGACGATACGGAAGAATCAAACGGTCCTAAAAAACGAAAGCTTGTTCCATTAGGTAAAAGTGTGTCCAGAAACCAGAATCCTTAAATTTGCTCATgatattttcttaatatttCTTGCAGAGTACGAAGATGGTCGAGGTCAGATGGACACACCCATTGGAACAGCAAACAGCACACCTGCAGGGACCGCTCCTAAATCATCGAAAGGTAAAAAGGATGATGCTTCCAACCGGGAAACACAAAAGTCACAGGAAGAGAAACGTAAAAATATTAAGAGTATTATCGACAAGATACCGACGGAGAAGAGTTCGCTCTTTAACTATCCGCTCGACTGGAACGAGATCGATAGTACgatcgaaaagaaaattcgACCATGGATAAACAAAAAGATCATTGAGTACATAGGGGAACCGGAGCCAACGCTGGTGGATTTCATCTGTTCAAAGGTGCTTGCTGGTAGCACTCCCCAGGGCATTCTGGACGATGTGCAGATGGTAAGTGGCGcatattttcaacaatttcaacaacaaaaatccagTCCATTtatgaattctttttttttcgtagtgctttttttgcttcacgttGCTTTCTTTGTGCCCATCTTTTTATTAATGAATGTTTGTTAATGTTGCCTTCGTTACAGGTTCTCGACGAGGAAGCTGAGGTTTTCGTTGTGAAAATGTGGCGACTACTGATCTATGaagtggaagcaaaaaaagttgGTCTGGCAAAGTAGGTACGAACAAACACAGATGTCAGCCATGACGATAAGAAGCAAAACTGAGAAAGGAATTTCACAACATGGAATGATACGGACGGATACAAAACTACGTGGCCGTACGAAAGGAGTTCATACATGTGCTCCCTACCTAAGACCGGTGAGTCAGTCGACAGCGGTCTTTGAAATGAATGCTGTAGCTGGTGACCTTGATTAAGCTATAACCGTTAACGCTAGGAAATTGTTCAACAATGGAAGAAGGAATGTCTTGAGTGCGAACTAATGATCGCATGTAATAAACCTTTTTCCCGATATTTCCCACTGCATCCATTTTGTGGTATAACGACATGATGTACAATCCAAGAATCTGTTGACAATTTTTAAGTACATCCCGTAAAGAAACACGACGGGTTAGTGTTTCCGCTAAGAATGACATTATTCAATGATTTAAAACCaagtaagcaaaacaaaaccaggaTGTAACAAGTTGGTGGCGCTCTACTACTATTTGTTGCCTATGTAAGGTGTTCTACGTTCATTGAACTGTTTGACAGAACAACCGTTAGTGAGATTGTATTGCCATTagcttttgtttaatattatatttttcatgaTTTGCTTTGTTAGCTGTATTATCGACACGAGAACGTGGCACAAGATTATTAAAAGGACGAAAAAGCGAGGGATAAATTTTGGTTTGGTTCTGCATACATAATTTAGTACGAACCCAATGCATCGGTTCAGTAAAAGTGGGAAGAATAGCAATAGATGTATCAGAAAGCTCTTCATCGATATAATCATTTTCGTTTTCCCGAAAACGCGTGTATGTAAAAACCTAAAAACTCATGAGAAAGTAACAGCACGGAAAGCTGCAAGCAGCTTCAGAACGAGATTATAAAATCATTTACCTTTTACGACTTGTCTACAACATAGATGCGAAAACAATAGGGTTCACTATGATACGTACAGCGAATGTGtaagaaaaatcaacaattaCCAAACATAGTGCAAGAAAGCCATATAAATACACACTCAGCCGAAGGCATCTATTGATATGTCTGCAAAACATGGTCCTTCAATTCCTTTGCGTGTAGCATTTTACGCATATATGCCCAAATAACTTACTGATGTATCAGTCGATTTGCGAGCTAATTCCAATCCTTTTTTTCAGTGAATGAATGTATTATTTGTGGAGGACAACGCTATGAAGAGTTATATTATGGGCTCTTTTGGCGGATGACATGCGGGAAACTGCTACATGTAAGTAGAGTGACAttgtttttatcatttatttgagaaaaaaatctaaataagTTTCATGTAAAGTTGCTCAAAGCGACTTAGAGTAGACTAAATTCTCCTTAGTTATGCGTTTGGTGCCAAATAGCACCAACACAGGTATGTGTTGTGCATGTAACTCGTTACTTATACTGCAACTTGCTCTTAACACAGAGTTGCTTactttgtaaataaaaatttccaaTATTGGTAATCACCACAGCAGATCCATTGAGAATAATTGATTTCCTTGGGATTGTATGAAAGCTGtgaatatactttttttttaaattaaacttgaTATTCTGTAAATGCTTAACGCAAGGTTTAATGTAAAACACTgcgaaaattgaaatattttaccttTCTCTACGGCTGTTCTATTGAGCACCGTAAAATTCCTCTTTAGTGTGACAGAAAGAAACCACTTTTGGTGATAACGACGAATACAGGattaaatgaaagtaaataaatcacATACTTGACAATTTATTTTCTGGTCATATGCTCACTTTTTCTGCCACACTCCTGCTTCAgacaaaattacaaattacaaaattcTGTTTAAATGAATTGTTTCATTGTCGGCacaattgcattttaaaataaaaacacaggTTTTATGAAGATAGCAAATATGCTTTATCTTTATTATTCTAGATCGCGCGTTGGCAAATTTGATGAGGCCAAAGTAAATGCAATTCATGCAACTATTGCAGTAATTCCCATTCTATACGCTTCGTTCTTCACGCATTTACATCGTCGGTGTGATCACTGTTTCCATTATTTTCTTATGCCATTCTTTAAATACGCCCATAAACATTAAACGGAATGTTACTGTTTTATACTAGCTCCGATGCACGATCGTTACAACTGCGTGTATCTCATAATATCCTCACAAACGAGAGTTTGTGAATGCGTGGTGGATTTCACCATTTTACAGGCTCTGATCTGCCAATATGTTTATACTGCGGAACGTACTACTATTGAACACGAACGAGTAGCAAATGTCTGTGTGTACACTAAAAAAGCAATGAGTAACGATTAATGTTTGACACCATTTTCGCGCATGGATTGCAATCGAATGCAACGCGCATAGCCAATCAGCTAACCGAGCTAAGAATGTTAGTGCATAGTGCCAGGAATATACCAGCATTTTCCTGTACCAGCAAAATCATGTAAATATCGATTGCTGAAATCAATAATCTATTGATCTGAAAAACTATCTTTGCTTTGCAATTGATGGCTCCCTTCACCATTAACCCATGTATTGATAAGTTGCAGATACGGGCTCAAG
Proteins encoded in this window:
- the LOC125764780 gene encoding RNA-binding protein 25, which encodes MSFHPRPPGTTIVSAGIPYIAPPIVQQPMMPAMNQPPPSNRGGSFRSGATIGSRPQMYNNKPPPQPEPVYDGPIVTVFVGNISEKVPDPMIKQILASCGTVVNWKRVSTFGFCEYDPAGGARAVRLVHDLEVGGKKLVAKVDAKNKALLDSFREDENNAETTNEVSEKRGDDDAMEAIGRILEDFKEELAAAEQQQEETQAKQKKMLQTVDIEDGKRDIINKEIGKFRKYTEEEELKKEKEKERKKREEKRAEEKQRRSVSPRKDKKASTSSRRRSRSRSRDRERDREREREREQRERDKEREREREREQRERERERERDLERQRERERERERERERERERDREREDMKVNRNPRDIQKEKEMEEEARERKKAEKKARDKEAAYQERLRNWEARERRKAKDYEKDREKDRCKEEEREKEAKRLKEFLEDYDDDRDDPKYYKGRELQRRLAERVREADADSKDRNKEQEELDELKNKIFSGEYDNPTLEFEKAKKEREDLYKPKILIDVNLEQSQQRERELERERVREIERQRAKERERMNKERYVLAQASRELASVDAEPIESDSSGQDNFNSPAGSALQAANSSASNGPGSGSASIMDGMGNSNHHHHHHHHPHHHHQHHHTHHNAAEQRVASAGQHPPHAGSETRDSFGLMGHGSGGLNTSGGIGGMLDDDSSRHSIRSNSQHGIPESPEANSNSEMNSISDKSSHHHHQQLPPQQSAVGPTISLNLNVNAKKKKLEMKDVFNSLDDDTEESNGPKKRKLVPLEYEDGRGQMDTPIGTANSTPAGTAPKSSKGKKDDASNRETQKSQEEKRKNIKSIIDKIPTEKSSLFNYPLDWNEIDSTIEKKIRPWINKKIIEYIGEPEPTLVDFICSKVLAGSTPQGILDDVQMVLDEEAEVFVVKMWRLLIYEVEAKKVGLAK